A single Streptomyces sannanensis DNA region contains:
- a CDS encoding O-antigen ligase family protein translates to MIHAPSVPLPRWPRLAHTDAPLIPALAVVALLAVPAEPDAATGSTGATLADAASAVLVAHCVLRLLRDRRRPLTRTAAVLLGLPVIGITAAVFGSAGPATGLAGAVRHLQIFVLVPAALLLLLRDRRDARLVAAAVVALALAEGAVGVHQYVTGTGASYMGQDIRAVGTFGATDVMGMAAVVGYGLVCALGLALAPRSRGQRRAALLCAALLVLPLVLSFSRGAWLATAAACTAQLLLAGRRISVPALAAGTAAAVVLVVGLGVGTGLLRERVASITQVTDAPDRSVTDRYTMWVASIGMWREAPVTGVGLKGFPAYRDSHASLALSSGGDTAGAGAVFRRQPLLSPHNMYLLILSEQGLLGLTALLGSWLALLTLGLRRLSRTVRGKDCGLIACGLLIWQLVDFLYADIGGPSTVLTAIGLGLAAWWALAGTAAP, encoded by the coding sequence GTGATCCATGCCCCCTCCGTCCCGCTGCCCCGGTGGCCCCGGCTCGCGCACACCGACGCCCCGCTGATCCCGGCCCTCGCCGTCGTCGCCCTGCTCGCCGTCCCCGCCGAACCCGACGCGGCCACCGGAAGCACCGGCGCGACCCTCGCCGACGCCGCCTCCGCCGTGCTGGTCGCCCACTGCGTCCTGCGTCTGCTGCGTGACCGCCGCCGGCCCCTGACCCGAACGGCCGCCGTTCTGCTGGGACTTCCGGTCATCGGCATCACGGCCGCCGTGTTCGGCTCCGCCGGCCCCGCGACAGGCCTGGCCGGGGCGGTACGCCACCTCCAGATCTTCGTCCTGGTCCCGGCGGCGCTGCTGCTGCTCCTGCGCGACCGCCGCGACGCGCGGCTGGTCGCCGCCGCCGTGGTGGCGCTGGCACTGGCCGAGGGGGCGGTCGGCGTCCACCAGTACGTCACCGGTACCGGCGCCTCGTACATGGGGCAGGACATCCGCGCGGTCGGGACGTTCGGGGCGACCGACGTCATGGGGATGGCCGCCGTGGTCGGGTACGGCCTGGTCTGCGCCCTCGGACTGGCCCTCGCCCCCCGCTCCCGCGGACAGCGCCGGGCCGCGCTGCTGTGCGCCGCGCTGCTGGTCCTGCCGCTGGTCCTGTCCTTCAGCCGCGGCGCCTGGCTCGCCACCGCCGCCGCCTGCACGGCCCAGCTGCTGCTGGCCGGCCGGCGGATCTCGGTACCCGCCCTCGCCGCCGGGACCGCCGCCGCGGTGGTGCTCGTCGTGGGCCTCGGCGTCGGCACCGGACTCCTCCGGGAACGCGTCGCCAGCATCACCCAGGTCACCGACGCACCCGACCGGTCCGTCACCGACCGGTACACCATGTGGGTTGCCTCCATCGGCATGTGGCGCGAAGCCCCCGTCACAGGAGTGGGCCTGAAGGGCTTCCCCGCGTACCGCGACAGCCACGCCTCGCTCGCCCTGTCCTCCGGCGGCGACACGGCCGGAGCGGGCGCGGTCTTCCGACGGCAGCCGCTGCTGTCACCGCACAACATGTACCTCCTCATCCTCAGCGAACAGGGCCTGCTGGGCCTGACCGCGCTGCTCGGCAGCTGGCTCGCACTGCTCACGCTCGGTCTGCGCCGGCTGTCCCGCACCGTGCGCGGCAAGGACTGCGGGCTGATCGCCTGCGGCCTGCTGATCTGGCAGCTCGTCGACTTCCTCTACGCGGACATCGGCGGCCCCTCGACGGTCCTGACCGCCATCGGTCTGGGCCTGGCGGCCTGGTGGGCCCTGGCCGGGACGGCGGCACCATGA